The following are encoded in a window of bacterium SCSIO 12643 genomic DNA:
- the rpoN gene encoding RNA polymerase factor sigma-54 — translation MLSQKLQLKLQQKLSPQQIQLMKLLQVPTAAIEQRIKEELEENPALDEGREGEEKIEQEDEYSDVYDEVNEAEQEFDFSDYVDDDETPSYKLNVSNHSKDDEEKSTPLTVGASFTDLLLTQMNLRSLTEKERVIGENLIGNLDESGYLRRDIEAIVDDLAFTQNVMVEVEDIEAMLDVIQDLDPAGVGARSLQECLLLQLKRKPQDDDAIINAVRILENGFDQFTKKHYSKLIQKLDLTDEELKEAIDEITKLNPKPGSTGNLGGAGATVVVADFQISVDNGQVNVLLNGRNAPELRVSKQYANMIDDYQRKKGKVTKAEKDAMVFVKQKLDSAKWFIDAIVQRQNTLLNTMNAIVEYQKPYFLSGDETDLKPMILKNIADMVEMDISTISRVANSKYAQTPYGTFPLKYYFSESLTTQDGEEVSTREVKNILSQVIEAEDKKKPLTDQKLMDILREKGYNIARRTVAKYREQLNIPVARLRKEL, via the coding sequence ATGCTAAGTCAAAAATTACAGCTTAAACTTCAGCAAAAATTATCCCCACAGCAGATTCAGTTGATGAAATTGTTGCAGGTACCTACTGCAGCAATTGAGCAGAGAATTAAAGAAGAGTTGGAGGAGAACCCTGCATTGGATGAAGGTAGAGAAGGAGAAGAAAAAATAGAGCAGGAAGATGAATATAGTGATGTGTATGATGAGGTAAATGAAGCAGAGCAGGAGTTTGATTTCTCTGATTACGTAGATGATGATGAAACCCCATCATATAAATTGAATGTATCTAATCACAGCAAAGACGATGAAGAAAAAAGTACGCCTTTGACTGTAGGAGCTTCTTTCACCGATTTATTATTGACTCAGATGAATCTAAGGAGCCTCACCGAAAAGGAACGTGTCATTGGTGAGAATCTAATCGGTAACCTGGATGAGTCTGGTTACTTAAGAAGAGATATTGAAGCTATTGTAGATGATTTGGCATTTACGCAAAATGTCATGGTGGAAGTAGAGGATATTGAGGCCATGTTAGATGTGATACAAGATTTAGATCCGGCTGGAGTAGGTGCAAGATCATTACAGGAATGTTTGTTGTTGCAGCTTAAAAGAAAACCTCAGGATGACGATGCCATTATTAATGCAGTGCGTATTCTGGAAAATGGATTCGATCAGTTTACTAAAAAGCACTACAGCAAATTAATACAGAAGTTAGATTTGACTGACGAGGAGCTGAAAGAAGCTATTGATGAAATTACAAAACTGAATCCCAAACCAGGAAGTACCGGAAATTTAGGCGGAGCTGGTGCAACTGTTGTTGTAGCTGATTTTCAGATTTCAGTAGATAATGGACAGGTAAATGTATTGCTTAATGGTAGAAATGCGCCTGAATTGCGCGTAAGTAAGCAATATGCAAACATGATTGATGATTATCAACGTAAAAAGGGAAAGGTTACAAAAGCCGAAAAAGATGCGATGGTTTTTGTAAAGCAAAAATTAGATTCTGCAAAGTGGTTTATTGATGCCATTGTACAAAGACAGAATACTTTGCTAAATACCATGAATGCCATCGTGGAATATCAAAAGCCTTATTTCTTATCAGGAGATGAGACCGATCTCAAACCAATGATCTTAAAAAATATTGCGGATATGGTGGAGATGGATATATCTACCATTTCAAGGGTGGCGAATAGTAAATATGCCCAAACACCATATGGAACATTCCCTTTAAAGTATTATTTCTCGGAATCTTTAACCACGCAAGATGGTGAGGAAGTTTCAACCAGAGAAGTAAAGAATATATTGAGTCAGGTCATTGAAGCGGAGGACAAAAAGAAGCCTTTAACAGATCAAAAGTTGATGGATATTTTGAGAGAGAAAGGGTATAATATCGCGCGTAGAACAGTGGCGAAATATAGAGAACAATTAAATATACCAGTCGCTCGTTTACGTAAAGAATTATAA
- a CDS encoding outer membrane beta-barrel protein, which yields MKQFSVLLFTCILLANTSIAQEGTKKVERNTHQDHMLIDFGYETFTSRPGFTDFQWYNNGLNIQIFYDKLFGQSGFSGAVGVGFSTQSYYSNKQIRRDTTKSFLYSDWLDPETTYDHNKISTSWVEVPIELRYRSKQDDWGYRWKFSVGAKVGFQFDAHDKLVDKNNVKYKTYYFPDLNNVRAGLIARAGYGKINFSTFFSLTEFFIPGRGPEMKQVSVALSIVPF from the coding sequence ATGAAACAATTTTCCGTTTTATTATTTACCTGTATTCTTTTAGCGAATACTTCAATTGCTCAGGAAGGAACTAAAAAGGTAGAACGTAATACACATCAGGATCATATGCTGATTGATTTTGGCTACGAAACGTTTACCAGTCGTCCGGGATTTACAGATTTTCAATGGTACAATAACGGATTAAATATTCAGATTTTTTACGACAAGCTTTTCGGACAAAGTGGATTTAGTGGAGCTGTCGGTGTTGGATTCAGTACACAGAGTTACTACTCAAACAAACAAATCAGACGAGATACTACCAAATCATTTTTATACTCTGACTGGTTAGACCCTGAGACTACATACGATCATAATAAAATCAGTACTTCTTGGGTTGAGGTTCCTATCGAATTAAGATATCGTTCAAAACAAGATGATTGGGGATATCGTTGGAAATTTTCTGTTGGTGCGAAAGTGGGTTTCCAGTTTGATGCGCATGATAAACTGGTAGATAAAAACAACGTGAAATACAAAACGTATTATTTTCCGGATTTAAACAATGTTCGTGCGGGTTTAATTGCCAGAGCAGGTTATGGAAAAATCAATTTTAGTACATTCTTCTCGCTAACGGAGTTCTTTATTCCAGGTAGAGGTCCTGAAATGAAACAAGTATCGGTAGCTCTTTCTATTGTACCTTTTTAG
- a CDS encoding T9SS type A sorting domain-containing protein gives MLKSLLSTFFLGLISFFLSAQNLYKYALNDSVSITKDGVVLKNAWAGGLNNPQFNHMDVNFDCAKDIIIFDRSSNVVRVYLNDSIVDNPSYVYAPEYSRFFPDEIVHFMLLRDYNNDGKEDIFTYNSAGLRVFKNVSDTVLKFEKVTDYLHATVHGNPNSAVYTISLDYPCIDDIDYDGDLDIISFNVYGVHANLYENVSTNLEDLDFVGDNSCWGKFYENQLNDSLVLGASCKGGKSVDSVGGNVSRHLGASLTTLDLHGNNLKDLLIGDVGYNNVSMLRNGGTQTDAYMITVDYHYPTGPDAVDMPTFPVAFYLDVDNNDRKDLIVSPNERDYGMDTGNVWMYKNFGSNNLPNFQLVKKDFLVSEQLDVGTMALPVLADISGDQIPDLIIGNIGYFESYNSVTFQVEYDSRIAYYRNTGTAENPAFEFVTDDLAGISGSDFVRVAPTFADLDGDGDNDMIFGESNGSLSFYRNIAPPNQEADFVLVTDTFMGQLFGVQPTPYLFDVDGDNAMDLLVGQKNGNIRLYLNQGDSTNPIYTLSATDTLGGIYNYYPGYESNAVPFIGKVDGGPDNVLVVADGIGNLMYYDGLDNNLMGIYTRVDSMKVSNSMIGVTGANLNSNDSLELIVGERTGGLMYLNMDEVGYNFSPYPRDTCNLMVSVSDGLDGSKTSSFDIYPNPTNGTFKVKVLAQSYGAGDLIILDMAGRTVFRQAIQLTKSANEIELHATGMSSGVYVVQIQLNNQLLREKLVIR, from the coding sequence ATGTTAAAATCGCTGCTCTCTACATTTTTTTTAGGGTTGATTTCATTCTTTTTGAGTGCGCAGAATTTGTATAAATATGCACTAAATGATAGCGTTTCCATTACCAAGGATGGAGTGGTTTTAAAAAATGCATGGGCAGGTGGATTAAACAATCCGCAGTTTAACCATATGGATGTCAACTTTGACTGCGCAAAGGATATTATCATTTTTGATCGTTCGTCTAATGTTGTTCGAGTATACCTAAATGATAGCATAGTAGATAATCCGTCCTATGTATATGCACCTGAATATTCTCGTTTTTTTCCCGATGAAATTGTCCATTTCATGTTATTAAGGGATTATAACAATGATGGCAAGGAAGATATTTTCACATATAATAGTGCAGGATTAAGAGTATTTAAAAATGTAAGTGATACAGTTTTAAAATTTGAAAAGGTTACGGATTATTTACATGCAACTGTGCATGGAAACCCTAATAGTGCGGTATATACTATTTCATTAGATTACCCATGTATTGATGATATTGATTATGATGGTGATTTGGACATTATTTCGTTTAATGTCTATGGTGTTCATGCCAATCTGTATGAAAATGTATCTACGAATTTGGAGGATTTGGATTTTGTGGGGGATAATTCATGTTGGGGTAAGTTTTATGAAAACCAGTTAAATGACTCTTTAGTTTTAGGGGCGAGTTGTAAAGGAGGAAAGTCAGTTGATTCGGTAGGAGGAAACGTATCCAGACATCTTGGAGCATCTTTAACCACGTTAGATTTACATGGAAATAATTTAAAAGACCTTCTGATAGGAGATGTGGGATATAACAATGTAAGTATGCTTAGAAATGGGGGAACCCAAACCGATGCGTATATGATTACGGTAGACTATCATTACCCGACTGGTCCAGATGCGGTGGATATGCCCACATTTCCGGTGGCATTTTATTTAGATGTAGACAATAATGATCGAAAAGACTTGATTGTGTCTCCAAATGAGAGAGATTATGGAATGGATACCGGAAATGTCTGGATGTATAAAAATTTTGGATCCAATAACCTTCCAAATTTTCAGCTGGTTAAGAAGGACTTTTTAGTTAGTGAACAATTGGATGTAGGAACAATGGCATTACCTGTATTAGCAGATATTTCAGGAGATCAAATTCCAGATTTAATTATTGGAAATATTGGATATTTTGAAAGCTATAACTCGGTTACGTTTCAAGTAGAATATGATTCTCGTATTGCTTATTATCGGAATACAGGAACCGCAGAAAACCCGGCTTTTGAATTTGTGACCGATGATTTGGCAGGAATATCGGGGTCAGACTTTGTACGTGTAGCCCCAACATTTGCGGATTTGGATGGAGATGGTGACAACGATATGATTTTCGGAGAAAGTAATGGGTCGCTAAGTTTCTATAGAAATATTGCTCCACCGAATCAAGAAGCAGATTTTGTATTGGTGACGGATACTTTTATGGGCCAGCTTTTTGGAGTTCAACCTACTCCGTATCTATTTGATGTGGATGGAGATAATGCAATGGATTTATTGGTGGGTCAAAAGAATGGGAATATTAGACTGTATTTGAATCAAGGGGATAGTACCAATCCAATTTACACACTTTCAGCTACAGATACTTTAGGGGGAATTTATAATTATTATCCGGGTTATGAGAGCAATGCGGTTCCGTTTATTGGTAAAGTTGATGGTGGACCAGATAATGTCTTGGTAGTGGCTGATGGCATTGGCAACCTGATGTACTATGATGGATTGGATAATAATTTAATGGGAATCTATACGCGTGTTGATAGTATGAAAGTTTCTAATTCAATGATCGGGGTGACTGGAGCAAACCTGAATAGTAATGATAGTCTGGAATTAATTGTTGGGGAAAGAACGGGAGGTTTGATGTATTTAAACATGGATGAAGTTGGATATAACTTCAGTCCTTATCCAAGAGATACTTGTAACCTTATGGTGAGTGTTTCAGATGGTTTAGATGGAAGCAAAACGAGTAGTTTTGATATTTATCCTAATCCAACAAATGGAACTTTTAAAGTAAAAGTATTGGCCCAAAGTTATGGAGCAGGAGATTTAATAATTTTGGATATGGCCGGTAGAACGGTGTTTAGACAAGCCATTCAACTTACTAAAAGTGCTAATGAAATTGAATTACATGCTACAGGGATGTCTTCTGGAGTATACGTGGTTCAAATTCAATTGAACAACCAACTATTAAGGGAGAAATTAGTCATTCGATAG
- a CDS encoding T9SS type A sorting domain-containing protein, translating to MSYRFILLILISFAFSANAQHTFKYTRNDSIEVEKNGVVLKNAWAGGLNNPQLNHMDVNYDCIKDIVIFDRSSEVVRVYLNDGIVDDPSYTYAPEYADFFPKDLKQFILLRDYNNDGKEDIFTFNGGAGLRVYKNVSDSVMKFEQVTDYLRAGANGAVYITYVDYPCIEDIDNDGDLDILAFNQFGIKLIFYENITPANQDTLIFRTDGSCWGKFYENQLNDSLVLGASCKTGVSGNPGGGNVARHLGATVNALDLYGNGLKDVLLGDVGYNNLIMVRNGGTINDAYMITVEYHYPAGPDAVEIPTFPGSFFIDVDNNDRKDLIAVSNERDYGMDTGNVWMYKNFGANNLPNFQLVKKNFLVDEQVDVGTMALPVLADISGDQIPDLIIGNLGYFESYNSNTFQVVHNSRIAYFKNTGTATNPIFEFVTDDLAGISSTGFTRIAPTIADLDGDGDNDMIFGENNGSLSFYRNIAPPNQEADFVLVEDTFMGQLFGVQPTPLLFDVDGDNAKDLLVGQKNGNIRLYLNQGDSANPIYTLSATDTLGGIFNYYPGKKSNAVPFIGKVDGGPNNVLVVADGVGNLLYYDGIDNNLMGTYTRIDSMKVSNSMVGVTGANLDGSDSLELIVGERTGGIMYLNMDTTGYAYSPYPRDTCAPIVDDVEDLQWNNARDLSVYPNPNDGTFRVKVHVQKADVGELTIVDMAGRKVLRQKINLAKNANEIEISDSGIPNGAYIIQIRLNNQLLREKLIVR from the coding sequence ATGAGTTATAGATTTATACTTTTAATATTAATATCATTCGCATTTTCCGCAAATGCACAACATACGTTTAAATACACCCGAAATGACAGTATTGAGGTAGAGAAGAATGGGGTCGTATTAAAAAATGCATGGGCTGGTGGGTTGAATAATCCTCAGCTGAATCATATGGATGTCAATTATGATTGTATCAAGGACATAGTCATTTTTGATCGATCATCAGAAGTGGTACGTGTTTATTTAAACGATGGTATAGTGGATGATCCATCTTATACATATGCACCGGAATATGCCGACTTTTTTCCAAAGGATTTAAAGCAATTTATTTTATTGAGAGATTATAATAACGATGGGAAAGAAGACATTTTTACGTTTAATGGTGGAGCAGGATTAAGGGTGTATAAAAATGTGAGTGATTCTGTGATGAAGTTTGAGCAAGTTACAGATTATTTACGTGCTGGAGCTAACGGAGCTGTGTATATTACCTATGTAGATTATCCATGTATTGAAGATATTGATAACGATGGAGATTTAGATATTTTGGCGTTTAATCAATTTGGGATCAAGTTGATATTTTATGAGAATATTACACCTGCAAATCAGGATACATTAATTTTTAGAACAGATGGATCTTGTTGGGGTAAGTTTTATGAAAATCAGCTGAATGATTCATTGGTATTGGGTGCGAGTTGTAAAACAGGTGTGTCAGGAAATCCGGGAGGGGGTAATGTCGCACGTCATTTAGGGGCAACGGTGAATGCTTTGGACCTTTATGGCAATGGATTAAAAGATGTTCTATTAGGGGACGTGGGCTACAATAACCTAATCATGGTAAGAAATGGAGGAACCATAAATGATGCGTATATGATTACGGTGGAGTATCATTATCCTGCAGGTCCTGATGCTGTTGAAATACCAACCTTCCCGGGGTCATTTTTTATTGATGTAGATAACAATGATAGAAAAGATTTAATAGCCGTATCTAATGAGAGAGACTACGGAATGGATACCGGAAATGTCTGGATGTATAAAAACTTTGGAGCGAATAATTTACCAAATTTTCAATTAGTTAAAAAGAACTTTTTGGTAGATGAACAGGTGGACGTAGGTACAATGGCATTGCCGGTTCTTGCAGATATTTCAGGGGATCAAATTCCGGACTTAATTATCGGTAATTTGGGATATTTTGAGAGTTATAATTCGAATACATTTCAGGTGGTTCATAATTCCAGAATAGCATATTTTAAAAATACCGGAACTGCAACAAACCCAATCTTTGAATTTGTTACGGATGATTTGGCGGGAATTTCTTCGACCGGGTTTACCAGAATTGCACCTACAATTGCAGATTTAGATGGAGATGGAGACAACGATATGATCTTTGGGGAAAATAATGGTTCTCTGAGTTTTTATCGAAATATCGCACCACCGAATCAAGAGGCTGACTTTGTATTGGTAGAAGATACTTTTATGGGGCAACTGTTTGGAGTGCAACCTACACCATTGTTGTTTGATGTGGATGGAGATAATGCGAAAGATTTACTGGTCGGACAAAAGAATGGTAACATTAGATTATATCTAAACCAGGGAGATAGTGCCAATCCAATTTATACACTCTCTGCTACGGATACTTTGGGGGGAATATTCAATTACTATCCGGGTAAAAAAAGTAATGCAGTACCGTTTATAGGGAAAGTAGATGGTGGTCCGAATAATGTTTTAGTGGTAGCTGATGGTGTAGGAAACTTATTGTATTACGATGGAATCGATAACAATCTAATGGGAACCTATACGCGAATTGACAGTATGAAAGTATCTAATTCAATGGTTGGTGTTACCGGAGCAAATTTGGATGGAAGTGATAGTTTAGAATTGATCGTTGGTGAACGTACGGGAGGTATAATGTATTTAAATATGGATACTACTGGATATGCCTATAGTCCTTACCCAAGAGATACCTGTGCACCTATTGTTGATGATGTAGAAGATTTACAATGGAACAATGCCAGAGACTTAAGTGTTTATCCAAACCCGAATGATGGTACCTTTCGAGTTAAAGTTCATGTTCAGAAAGCAGATGTTGGAGAATTAACCATCGTAGACATGGCAGGTAGAAAGGTGTTAAGACAAAAAATCAATTTAGCTAAAAATGCCAACGAAATCGAAATATCTGACTCTGGTATTCCGAACGGGGCCTATATCATACAAATCCGATTGAATAATCAGTTATTGAGAGAAAAGCTGATTGTTCGATAA